Below is a genomic region from Methanobrevibacter oralis.
GAAGTAAAAGATGAAGAAAAGAATATATTTATGCGTCCTGTTGCTCTTACTAACATGCCCATAATAGATAATGAGCTTGGAGATGTTGCAGTAAAATTTTGGGATTTAACTTGGAATGATAAAAAAAGATATTTGCCTTATGAAACAAGATTGCTTTTATCACTAACTAATGCTGTTGGTGCAGGAAGAATGCGTCAAGCAACCAGAGAATTAGTTAAAGCTTATATTCATGGAGTTGACTCTGCTGCATTTGATGATGTATTTGAACTATTTGCATGGAATCAAGGAATTGGTTATTTTAGTTCTGAAATAGGACCATCCTCATTGTTCCAAGCATACAAAGTCATTAAAAATATGGAA
It encodes:
- a CDS encoding DUF2249 domain-containing protein, encoding MSYEDWKDKRDEFKKVDVRGIAKNFFPGLKKQAMKLKKGEGLEIVQNFDPIPLYEVMEDLGFEHYTKKVDEQEFHAYFYRIEVKDEEKNIFMRPVALTNMPIIDNELGDVAVKFWDLTWNDKKRYLPYETRLLLSLTNAVGAGRMRQATRELVKAYIHGVDSAAFDDVFELFAWNQGIGYFSSEIGPSSLFQAYKVIKNMEEKGMEHEKICEILKEKFSDKNPDVKVL